One window from the genome of Cyclobacterium amurskyense encodes:
- a CDS encoding SAM-dependent methyltransferase: MKAKGILYLIPNVLVLETGQDIMAPVVKNVIANTSHYLVEDFRTVRRYISSLKLGVKLEEVHLEKLDKKTPEIQLKKLLAPLLKGHDVGIISEAGCPGIADPGANAVALAHKLGIKVVPLPGPSSMFMALMGSGFNGQSFTFNGYLPIDRKDRVQAIKELEAKSIRENTTQMFMETPFRNNRMLEDLLANLSSNTLLCIASNITGADEMIQTKKVADWRKKHPDLHKIPAVFLIHHS, from the coding sequence ATGAAAGCTAAGGGAATATTATACCTGATACCTAATGTATTGGTACTCGAAACAGGCCAAGACATCATGGCACCTGTGGTCAAAAATGTAATTGCAAATACCTCCCATTACCTGGTGGAAGATTTTAGAACAGTTCGCAGGTATATCAGTAGCCTTAAACTAGGGGTCAAACTGGAAGAGGTGCACCTGGAAAAACTGGATAAGAAAACGCCAGAAATACAGTTAAAAAAATTACTTGCTCCCTTATTAAAAGGGCATGATGTAGGCATTATTTCTGAAGCAGGCTGCCCTGGAATAGCTGACCCTGGCGCCAATGCAGTAGCTTTGGCTCATAAATTAGGCATTAAAGTAGTTCCATTGCCAGGTCCTTCTTCCATGTTTATGGCTTTGATGGGTTCCGGTTTTAATGGGCAATCCTTTACCTTTAATGGTTACTTGCCCATAGACCGAAAAGACAGAGTCCAAGCAATCAAAGAACTGGAAGCAAAATCGATTAGGGAAAACACCACCCAGATGTTTATGGAAACGCCTTTCAGAAACAACCGGATGCTGGAAGATCTATTGGCCAATCTAAGTAGCAATACCTTGCTATGTATTGCAAGCAATATTACGGGTGCTGATGAAATGATCCAAACTAAAAAAGTGGCTGACTGGCGCAAAAAACATCCGGACCTTCATAAAATACCTGCCGTATTTCTGATCCATCATTCTTAA
- a CDS encoding DUF2905 domain-containing protein — MPSLAKVLIFIGLLLLIAGLLLWILPKFPGFRGLPGDMEFKKENFTFYFPLGTSILLSLLLTLMLYLWRKFGG, encoded by the coding sequence ATGCCTTCTTTAGCAAAAGTACTTATTTTTATCGGACTGCTGTTACTGATTGCGGGATTGCTGCTTTGGATCCTGCCTAAATTTCCTGGATTTAGGGGTTTGCCCGGAGATATGGAGTTTAAAAAAGAAAATTTCACCTTTTATTTTCCCTTGGGTACCAGCATCCTGCTTAGTTTGTTGTTGACTTTAATGCTCTATTTGTGGAGGAAATTTGGGGGGTAA
- a CDS encoding alpha/beta fold hydrolase: MKLNFRKTGTGKPLVILHGLFGSADNWMSIAKGLEENFTLYLLDQRNHGDSPHSDTWNYKAMAKDLKEFMEAEGLEKASFLGHSMGGKTVMKFALTYPEMVNKLVVADIAPRPYPVHHQTILEGLNAVDIKNLSSRKEAEDKLTEYISERGVRQFLLKNLTRKEGAFAWKINLPVITKQIENVGEEITSDKPFSGPALFMGGANSDYIKSSDKEDIENLFPDNHIIHIKNTGHWLHAEQPEAVVATLNAFLGT, translated from the coding sequence ATGAAATTAAACTTTAGAAAAACTGGCACAGGAAAACCTTTGGTAATCCTGCATGGGCTATTTGGTTCTGCTGACAATTGGATGAGCATTGCAAAAGGGCTGGAGGAGAATTTTACCCTTTACCTACTGGATCAACGTAACCATGGAGATTCCCCACACAGTGATACCTGGAATTACAAAGCAATGGCAAAAGACCTTAAGGAATTTATGGAGGCAGAAGGTTTGGAAAAGGCCAGTTTTCTAGGGCATTCCATGGGAGGTAAAACGGTAATGAAATTTGCTTTGACATATCCTGAGATGGTGAATAAACTTGTGGTGGCTGATATTGCCCCTCGACCTTATCCAGTTCATCATCAAACTATTTTGGAAGGCCTTAATGCGGTGGATATTAAGAACCTCTCCTCCAGAAAAGAAGCGGAAGACAAACTGACCGAATATATCTCTGAACGTGGTGTCCGCCAGTTTCTTTTAAAAAACCTAACCCGAAAAGAAGGTGCTTTTGCTTGGAAAATCAACCTTCCAGTTATTACCAAGCAAATCGAAAATGTAGGCGAGGAAATAACTTCTGACAAGCCTTTTTCCGGTCCCGCACTCTTTATGGGAGGCGCCAATTCTGACTATATCAAAAGCAGTGACAAGGAAGATATAGAGAACTTATTTCCTGACAACCACATTATCCACATCAAAAATACCGGTCACTGGCTACATGCAGAACAGCCCGAAGCGGTAGTGGCTACCTTAAATGCTTTTCTAGGAACCTGA
- a CDS encoding pyridoxine 5'-phosphate synthase — protein sequence MTKLSVNINKIATLRNARGHNNPDLVQVALDAERFGAQGITVHPRPDERHIRYNDVFALKDQVSTEFNIEGYPDKRYMEIIRLAKPAQATLVPDPPEAITSNTGWDTIKHKDMLKDLISELHSYGVRTSIFINPESKYFEPAKETGTDRVELYTEPYASTYHKDKVKAVAPYLEVAAIARELGLGLNAGHDLDLHNLKFLKEQIPYLDEVSIGHALICDALYYGLENTIQMYRRQLEV from the coding sequence ATGACGAAATTAAGTGTAAACATAAATAAAATTGCCACCCTAAGAAATGCCCGCGGCCATAATAATCCCGATCTGGTCCAGGTAGCTTTGGATGCAGAGCGATTTGGTGCCCAGGGAATAACCGTACACCCTAGACCTGACGAAAGGCATATCAGGTATAACGATGTATTTGCACTAAAAGATCAAGTCAGTACGGAATTTAATATTGAAGGCTACCCTGACAAAAGGTACATGGAGATCATCCGTCTGGCAAAACCAGCACAGGCAACACTTGTGCCGGATCCTCCAGAGGCAATCACTTCCAATACCGGATGGGACACCATCAAGCACAAAGACATGCTCAAAGACCTTATTTCAGAACTTCATAGCTATGGGGTGAGGACTTCTATTTTCATCAATCCAGAATCCAAATATTTTGAACCTGCCAAAGAAACAGGAACAGACAGGGTGGAATTGTACACTGAACCCTATGCCAGTACTTATCACAAAGACAAAGTAAAGGCTGTCGCTCCTTATTTAGAGGTAGCAGCCATCGCCAGAGAACTTGGTTTGGGCTTGAACGCTGGCCATGACCTGGATTTACACAATTTGAAATTTCTAAAAGAGCAAATCCCTTACCTGGATGAGGTATCCATAGGACATGCCCTTATCTGTGATGCCCTGTATTACGGACTGGAAAACACCATACAGATGTACCGCAGACAATTGGAAGTATAA